In one Penaeus chinensis breed Huanghai No. 1 chromosome 33, ASM1920278v2, whole genome shotgun sequence genomic region, the following are encoded:
- the LOC125043060 gene encoding extensin-like has protein sequence MTLCADTAVPYRLASPRRRPLKSETERRLSVALSLRFLNTEHPHTPIETTQADCRARCTLCQRQRPGVGVLEMNDNAENRELRLKLIDIYQEIPCLREYSSLANKLVRRQAQVFTQRKSHIDHHLNLSPRQPASTLAPSHTLKSTPKAPFHTPTLAPPLSSTQLTPAPPTHSVSRTRPRRTSPASQPKLPPPAPHAPRDPKKTSPAIHHLASPRPLHYSNTSATHNLIIIPLPPLPLTPHSHSSTSPTLRAPEGKTITSTLTSRSTSPYPHHYAPPNNRPPPLLHAQSDCYTPTFVTIHPITSTQPSSRPHTTCPSRPPHIWRQPPPPRHLSRSYPLLCAPPRNTPTPATHHLPNPPARLNIAQHIAPPSAPHILNLISTARLDHNDGTRNPIPDMYLHTQKKIETKNKKLNKPTASPNFYTLPLRQLAPVILTPHKIYTHPNIQQSTEVPPRNQPQKPKRAPGSPPTLHNHTSPSYHPTALQQNPHLAPAHPPIVPKPAPLLIIHQVAKSLRIKRYHRAPPTSPPPLHPPQPQHNTPVSLLSDTPL, from the exons ATGACCCTTTGCGCCGACACAGCGGTTCCTTATCGGCTCGCCTCACCTCGACG TAGACCTCTGAAATCTGAGACTGAGCGCCGTCTCTCTGTCGCCCTCTCCCTGCGTTTTCTCAA CACAGAGCACCCTCACACGCCCATTGAAACCACGCAAGCGGACTGTCGGGCGCGGTGCACTTTGTGCCAACGACAACGTCCCGGCGTCGGCGTCCTAGAGATGAACGATAACGCTGAAAACCGTGAACTTCGGCTAAAACTCATAGACATTTATCAAGAAATTCCGTGTCTACGGGAGTACTCCTCACTTGCCAATAAACTGGTTAGGCGCCAGGCGCAGGTCTTTACGCAACGAA AAAGCCACATCGACCACCACCTTAACCTCTCGCCCCGACAGCCAGCCTCCACCCTCGCGCCCTCCCACACCCTCAAATCCACCCCCAAAGCCCCATTCCACACCCCTACACTCGCCCCACCCTTGTCTTCCACCCAACTC ACGCccgccccacccacccactctgtcTCGCGCACCCGGCCACGCAGAACTTCCCCCGCATCGCAGCCGAAGCTGCCGCCCCCCGCACCCCATGCGCCGCGAGACCCCAAAAAAACg TCCCCTGCTATCCACCACCTAGCATCCCCCCGACCGCTCCACTACTCCAACACTTCTGCCACACACAATCTCATTAtaatcccccttccacccctcccactAACTCCTCACTCACACTCGTCCACATCACCAACACTCCGCGCCCCAGAGGGCAAGACCATAACAAGCACACTCACATCAAGATCAACAAGTCCCTACCCACATCACTACGCCCCCCCAAACAACCGTCCACCGCCCCTCCTGCACGCCCAATCCGATTGCTATACCCCTACCTTCGTCACTATTCATCCCATCACTAGCACACAGCCCTCCTCTCGTCCCCACACCACCTGCCCATCCCGCCCTCCTCACATATGGCGCCAGCCTCCACCCCCCCGCCACCTCTCCcgctcttaccccctactctgcGCGCCACCACGAAACACGCCCACGCCAGCCACGCACCACCTCCCAAACCCCCCCGCCCGACTAAACATAGCCCAACACATTGCCCCCCCCTCCGCTCCGCATATCCTGAACTTAATAAGTACCGCCCGCCTCGATCACAACGACGGAACACGCAACCCCATTCCCGACATGTACcttcacacacagaaaaagatagagaccAAAAACAAAAAGCTCAACAAACCAACGG CCTCCCCCAACttttacaccctccccctccgACAGTTAGCCCCGGTCATTCTCACCCCTCACAAAATATATACCCACCCAAACATACAGCAATCCACCGAAGTACCCCCTCGTAACCAACCACAGAAGCCCAAACGTGCCCCAggctctccccccactctccataATCACACGTCCCCGTCTTATCATCCAACCGCGTTACAACAAAACCCACACCTTGCCCCAGCTCACCCCCCAATTGTCCCTAAGCCCGCACCCCTGCTCATCATTCACCAAGTAGCCAAGAGCCTCCGAATAAAGAGATACCACCGCGCCCCTCCCACATCCCCACCACCACtccaccctccccaaccccaacaCAACACCCCTGTATCCCTTTTATCCGACACGCCCCTGTAA